Proteins co-encoded in one Nicotiana sylvestris chromosome 7, ASM39365v2, whole genome shotgun sequence genomic window:
- the LOC138873054 gene encoding uncharacterized protein, whose protein sequence is MTHQVSAIVRSMAPKLEDPGAFTIPYTIESANFAKALCDLGASTNLMPYSIFKTLGIGQLRPTSMRLQMADRTMKRLLGIIYDVLVRVDKFILPADFVILDLIVDDTSAMINVEDPLEAVLLNLDVNDDEVRVKYVNAL, encoded by the exons atgacccaccaagttagtgcaatagtgcgttcaatggccccgaagcttgaagatcccggtgctttcaccattccttacaCCATTGAGAGTGCAaactttgctaaggctctatgtgatttgggggctagtaccaacttgatgccctactcaattttcaagactttgggtattgggcaactaaggccgacttccatgagattacaaatggcggatagaacgatgaagagactaTTGGGTATTATttatgatgtgcttgtccgggtggacaaatttatcttgccagctgactttgtgatcttggatt tgatagttgatgataccagtgcaatgatcaatgtggaggaccctctggaggccgtattgttaaatcttgatgtcaatgatgatgaggtCCGAGTGAAGTATGTGAATGCTTTATAA